Proteins from a single region of Haliaeetus albicilla chromosome Z, bHalAlb1.1, whole genome shotgun sequence:
- the LOC138683804 gene encoding sperm-associated antigen 4 protein-like isoform X1, protein MWWGSRSRPCAVCSPVRSAQASCLSLSSPFAEAGAEGKHSQSREREGKGGSSTRASARLRACRLWEGLSSSLTRSAFPAFCRNAVALLKEQHQEVQELRKEMACLVAQMSRVKKELEDMRMAMSAMPLEENAQMSAWALKSTGVTIDLQRSPRSYAWPCSVFWFLCDLNRPSTFAQLDDSPGYCWPFQAPRSQLVIRLPARVQPTAITVQHPLKESSALGDISSAPRDFTVSGADEEGEEETLLGTFSYDIEKEPTQTFPLQNELPRAFQSIRLVVHSTWGKSRYTCISRVQVHGNIMGRNAIGRA, encoded by the exons ATGTGGTGGGGTAGCAGGAGCCGGCCTTGTGCTGTTTGCTCTCCCGTGCGTAGTGCCCAGGCCTCgtgcctttctctctcttcacctTTTGCTGAAGCTGGAGCTGAAGGGAAGCACTCGCaaagcagggaaagggaagggaaagggggctCGAGCACCCGTGCCTCTGCTCGTCTCCGGGCTTGCAGGCTCTGGGAGGGGCTGAGCAGCTCCCTGACAAGATCTGCTTTCCCGGCATTCTGCAGGAACGCGGTTGCTCTGCTGAAGGAACAACACCAGGAGGTGCAAGAGCTGAGGAAGGAGATGGCGTGCCTGGTTGCACAGATGAGCCGTGTGAAGAAG GAACTTGAGGACATGAGAATGGCAATGTCTGCGATGCCTTTGGAAGAGAACGCCCAGATGTCTGCCTGGGCTCTGAAAAGCACAG GGGTCACCATCGACCTGCAGAGATCACCCAGGAGCTATGCATGGCCCTGCAGCGTGTTCTGGTTCCTTTGTGATCTGAACCGTCCGAGTACTTTTGCGCAG ctggacGATTCCCCGGGATACTGCTGGCCTTTCCAAGCGCCTCGGAGCCAGCTGGTCATTAGGTTGCCCGCACGAGTCCAACCAACCGCGATCACTGTGCAGCACCCCTTGAAGGAGTCCTCTGCGCTCGGGGACATCAGCAGCGCCCCCCGAGATTTCACCGTCTCT GGAGCGGAcgaggaaggagaagaggaaactcTGCTCGGGACGTTCAGCTACGACATAGAGAAAGAGCCGACCcagaccttccctctgcag aatgAGCTTCCCAGAGCCTTTCAGTCTATCAGGCTTGTCGTACACAGCACCTGGGGAAAGTCTCGCTACACCTGCATTTCTCGAGTGCAGGTTCATGGCAATATAATGGGAAGGAACGCCATCGGCCGGGCATGA
- the LOC138683804 gene encoding sperm-associated antigen 4 protein-like isoform X2, translating to MILCLIFVAALAGAYCGTSLPVRVLWAKKVPQVLLEQPVGQLKAMWNAVALLKEQHQEVQELRKEMACLVAQMSRVKKELEDMRMAMSAMPLEENAQMSAWALKSTGVTIDLQRSPRSYAWPCSVFWFLCDLNRPSTFAQLDDSPGYCWPFQAPRSQLVIRLPARVQPTAITVQHPLKESSALGDISSAPRDFTVSGADEEGEEETLLGTFSYDIEKEPTQTFPLQNELPRAFQSIRLVVHSTWGKSRYTCISRVQVHGNIMGRNAIGRA from the exons ATGATCCTGTGCCTCATCTTCGTAGCTGCTCTCG CTGGGGCCTACTGCGGGACCTCGCTGCCCGTGAGGGTGCTGTGGGCAAAGAAGGTGCCACAG gtgctgctggagcagcctgtgggCCAGCTGAAGGCCATGTG GAACGCGGTTGCTCTGCTGAAGGAACAACACCAGGAGGTGCAAGAGCTGAGGAAGGAGATGGCGTGCCTGGTTGCACAGATGAGCCGTGTGAAGAAG GAACTTGAGGACATGAGAATGGCAATGTCTGCGATGCCTTTGGAAGAGAACGCCCAGATGTCTGCCTGGGCTCTGAAAAGCACAG GGGTCACCATCGACCTGCAGAGATCACCCAGGAGCTATGCATGGCCCTGCAGCGTGTTCTGGTTCCTTTGTGATCTGAACCGTCCGAGTACTTTTGCGCAG ctggacGATTCCCCGGGATACTGCTGGCCTTTCCAAGCGCCTCGGAGCCAGCTGGTCATTAGGTTGCCCGCACGAGTCCAACCAACCGCGATCACTGTGCAGCACCCCTTGAAGGAGTCCTCTGCGCTCGGGGACATCAGCAGCGCCCCCCGAGATTTCACCGTCTCT GGAGCGGAcgaggaaggagaagaggaaactcTGCTCGGGACGTTCAGCTACGACATAGAGAAAGAGCCGACCcagaccttccctctgcag aatgAGCTTCCCAGAGCCTTTCAGTCTATCAGGCTTGTCGTACACAGCACCTGGGGAAAGTCTCGCTACACCTGCATTTCTCGAGTGCAGGTTCATGGCAATATAATGGGAAGGAACGCCATCGGCCGGGCATGA